In a single window of the Streptomyces sp. NBC_00353 genome:
- a CDS encoding putative cobaltochelatase, with product MSTPYPFTAIVGQDDLRLGLLLNAVSPAVGGVLVRGEKGTAKSTAVRALAALMPEVGVVSGCRFSCDPVSPDPACPDGPHEAGGGVSRPARTVELPVGASEDRLVGALDIERALAEGVKAFEPGLLADAHRGILYVDEVNLLHDHLVDLLLDAAAMGASYVEREGVSVRHAARFLLVGTMNPEEGELRPQLLDRFGLTVEVAASRETDQRVEVVRRRLAYDDDPAGFAARWADEEGALRERIAAARALLPQVTLGDRALRQIAATCAAFEVDGMRADIVMARTATALAAWAGRTDVLAEDVRQAALLALPHRRRRNPFDAPGLDEDKLDDTLEQNSGEGEGGGDDPGPDGPGGGGQPPQGDGPDTPPQPEAGDDDTPGLPSQGRPAGGGEQQPVRAAEPFRTKMLSVPGIGEGAAGRRSRARTEHGRTTGARRPEGLLTKLHLTATVQAAAPHQHARGRTGRGLVVRRDDLRQATREGREGNLVLFVVDGSGSMAARQRMGAVKGAVLSLLLDAYQRRDKVGLITFRGKGAEVALPPTSSVDTAAARLETLPTGGRTPLAAGLLKAHDVLRVERLRDPSRRPLLVVVTDGRATGGPDPVALAARAARLHEAEGTASVVVDCESGVVRLGLAGRLARDLGGTAVTLDELRADSIAGLVRDVQGTQGTNGSSRRAA from the coding sequence GTGAGTACCCCGTATCCCTTCACTGCCATCGTCGGGCAGGACGATCTGCGGCTCGGATTGTTGCTGAACGCCGTATCGCCCGCTGTCGGTGGAGTGCTCGTGCGTGGGGAGAAGGGGACCGCCAAGTCCACCGCCGTGCGGGCACTTGCCGCGCTCATGCCCGAGGTCGGTGTCGTCTCCGGGTGCCGGTTCTCGTGTGACCCGGTGTCGCCCGATCCCGCGTGTCCCGATGGTCCTCACGAGGCCGGGGGCGGCGTGTCGCGGCCGGCTCGGACCGTGGAGCTGCCGGTGGGCGCGTCCGAGGACCGGCTCGTCGGGGCGCTCGACATCGAGCGGGCGCTCGCCGAGGGGGTCAAGGCGTTCGAGCCGGGGCTCCTCGCCGATGCACATCGCGGAATCCTGTACGTCGACGAGGTCAACCTGCTCCACGACCACCTGGTGGACCTGCTGCTGGATGCGGCGGCCATGGGCGCCTCGTACGTGGAGCGCGAAGGCGTCTCCGTGCGGCATGCCGCGCGGTTCCTGCTCGTCGGGACGATGAACCCCGAAGAGGGCGAGCTTCGGCCGCAGTTGCTCGACCGGTTCGGGCTGACCGTCGAGGTCGCGGCGTCGCGCGAGACCGACCAGCGGGTCGAGGTGGTGCGGCGGCGGCTCGCGTACGACGACGATCCGGCCGGGTTCGCCGCCCGGTGGGCCGATGAGGAAGGTGCGTTGCGGGAGCGGATCGCTGCCGCGCGGGCGCTGCTTCCTCAGGTGACACTCGGGGATCGTGCCCTGCGCCAGATCGCCGCCACCTGTGCTGCCTTCGAGGTCGACGGGATGCGCGCCGACATCGTGATGGCCCGCACCGCGACCGCACTTGCCGCGTGGGCGGGACGTACCGACGTGCTCGCCGAGGACGTCCGGCAGGCAGCACTCCTCGCGCTCCCGCACCGGCGGCGCCGCAACCCGTTCGACGCGCCCGGTCTCGACGAGGACAAGCTCGACGACACGCTGGAGCAGAACAGCGGTGAAGGGGAAGGCGGCGGGGACGACCCCGGTCCGGACGGGCCGGGTGGGGGTGGGCAGCCGCCGCAGGGGGACGGGCCCGACACGCCGCCGCAGCCCGAGGCGGGGGACGACGACACGCCCGGACTCCCCTCGCAGGGCCGCCCGGCCGGGGGCGGTGAGCAGCAGCCCGTACGAGCTGCCGAGCCGTTCCGGACGAAGATGCTCAGTGTGCCGGGGATCGGCGAGGGTGCGGCGGGGCGGCGGTCCCGGGCGCGTACCGAGCACGGTCGCACGACCGGTGCGCGGCGGCCCGAGGGACTGCTGACCAAGCTGCATCTGACGGCGACCGTGCAGGCCGCCGCCCCGCACCAGCACGCGCGCGGACGCACGGGGCGCGGCCTCGTGGTGCGGCGCGATGATCTGCGGCAGGCCACCAGGGAGGGGCGCGAGGGGAATCTGGTGCTCTTCGTCGTGGACGGATCCGGGTCGATGGCCGCCCGGCAGCGCATGGGCGCCGTGAAGGGCGCGGTGCTGTCACTGCTGCTGGACGCGTACCAGCGGCGGGACAAGGTCGGTCTGATCACCTTCCGGGGCAAGGGCGCCGAAGTGGCGCTGCCGCCGACGTCGTCCGTGGACACGGCCGCCGCACGCCTGGAGACGCTGCCGACCGGTGGACGTACCCCCCTCGCGGCCGGGCTGCTGAAGGCCCATGACGTGCTGCGGGTGGAGCGGCTGCGCGATCCGTCGCGGCGGCCGCTGCTGGTCGTGGTGACGGACGGGCGGGCGACCGGTGGCCCGGACCCGGTGGCGCTGGCCGCGCGGGCCGCGCGGCTGCACGAGGCCGAGGGCACGGCGTCCGTCGTCGTGGACTGCGAGTCGGG